One Elaeis guineensis isolate ETL-2024a chromosome 10, EG11, whole genome shotgun sequence genomic window carries:
- the LOC105053112 gene encoding putative lipoxygenase 5 yields MAAPIEILSTSLIQKSPLLPSSTSRMLRGVQSKLCFSPALFPLRQRSLCGVRRVVTTPTAAVVTERVVKVAAEKPVSFKVRAAVTVRKKKKEDFKAKIARQLDAFSDKLGRNIVLELVSTEIDPRSQRPKTSKQAVLRDWFEKKNAKGERVVYIAEFMVDSSFGTPGAITVLNRHQREFFLESIVVEGFACGAVHFSCYSWVQPTRIHPNQRVFFSNKPYLPSETPPGLKELRGRELKELRGDGTGERKLTDRIYDYATYNDLGNPDKGIEYARPLLGGEKIPYPRRCRTGRPPTNTDMHAESRAEDPLPIYVPRDEAFEEAKQEMLSAGALKALLHNLVPSLVASFSPESHDFKAFHDIDNLFKEGLRLKQTLQDQLFHKIPFVSKIEESSEGLLRYDTPDIITKDKFAWLRDDEFARQALAGINPVNIERLQVFPPVSKLDPTIYGPPESAIKEEHITGHLNGMSVQQALEENKLFILDFHDVYLPFVDRINAQDGRKAYGTRTLFFLTPLGTLKPIAIELCLPPATPGCSRAKRVLTPPTDATSNWLWQLAKAHVCSNDAGVHQLVNHWLRTHACMEPFIIAAHRQLSAMHPIFKLLKPHMRYTLEINALARQILINGDGVIESGFTPGSCCMEISASFYRDHWRFDQEGLPADLIRRGMAIEDPSQPHGLKLVMEDYPYANDGLLLWSAIQSWVRTYVEACYPTPHVVQADSELQAWYAEAVRVGHADRSDADWWPRLGSPADLSSILTTLLWLASAQHAALNFGQYPLGGYVPNRPPLMRRLVPAEGDPEYESFVADPHRFFLSALPSLTQATTFMTVIDTLSTHSADEEYLGERRDSYTWTEDTAMVDAWHAFAAEVRRADQEIARRNADPARRNRCGAGVLPYELMAPSSPPGITCRGVPNSVTI; encoded by the exons ATGGCAGCTCCTATCGAGATTTTGAGCACTTCTTTGATCCAAAAATCTCCTCTCCTTCCTTCTTCGACCTCTCGAATGCTTCGAGGGGTGCAGAGCAAGCTCTGCTTCTCCCCTGCTTTGTTTCCATTGAGACAAAGGAGTCTTTGTGGGGTGAGGAGAGTTGTGACAACACCAACAGCAGCAGTGGTTACGGAGAGAGTGGTGAAGGTGGCGGCGGAGAAGCCGGTGAGCTTTAAGGTCAGGGCGGCAGTGACggtgaggaagaagaagaaggaggatttCAAAGCAAAGATTGCGAGGCAGCTCGATGCCTTCTCTGATAAGCTCGGTAGAAACATCGTTTTGGAGCTTGTCAGCACCGAGATCGATCCAC GGTCACAGAGGCCGAAGACTAGCAAGCAGGCAGTCCTCAGGGACTGGTTTGAGAAGAAGAATGCAAAGGGAGAGAGGGTGGTGTACATAGCTGAGTTCATGGTGGACTCCAGCTTCGGCACGCCGGGAGCCATCACGGTGCTCAACCGGCACCAGAGAGAGTTCTTCTTGGAGAGCATCGTCGTCGAGGGCTTCGCTTGCGGCGCCGTCCACTTCTCCTGCTACTCATGGGTCCAACCCACCAGAATTCACCCCAACCAGAGGGTCTTCTTCAGCAACAAG CCTTATTTGCCTTCAGAGACACCCCCTGGCCTGAAGGAACTCAGGGGAAGGGAGTTGAAGGAGCTAAGGGGCGACGGCACCGGGGAGAGGAAGCTCACTGATAGAATTTATGACTATGCTACTTATAATGACTTGGGCAACCCCGACAAGGGGATCGAGTATGCCCGGCCACTCCTCGGAGGAGAGAAAATACCATATCCAAGGAGATGTAGAACAGGGAGGCCTCCAACCAATACAG ATATGCATGCCGAGAGCCGAGCGGAGGATCCATTGCCAATATATGTGCCTCGTGATGAAGCATTCGAGGAGGCAAAGCAGGAGATGTTATCGGCAGGTGCACTGAAAGCATTGCTCCACAACCTTGTGCCATCTCTTGTTGCATCCTTCTCCCCAGAGAGCCATGACTTCAAGGCCTTCCACGACATCGACAACCTTTTCAAAGAAGGCCTTCGCCTGAAGCAGACCTTACAAGACCAGCTGTTCCACAAGATTCCATTTGTGAGTAAGATTGAAGAGTCAAGCGAAGGCCTACTCCGATATGATACCCCTGACATCATAACAA AGGACAAGTTTGCATGGCTGCGCGACGATGAGTTCGCTCGACAAGCACTCGCTGGCATTAACCCTGTCAATATAGAGCGGCTTCAG GTATTCCCCCCTGTGAGCAAGCTCGATCCCACCATCTACGGTCCGCCTGAATCTGCCATCAAAGAAGAACACATCACTGGCCATCTCAATGGCATGTCAGTCCAACAG GCATTGGAGGAGAACAAGCTCTTCATATTGGATTTCCATGATGTTTACCTCCCATTTGTTGACCGGATCAATGCACAAGATGGAAGGAAGGCCTATGGCACAAGAACTCTCTTTTTTCTCACTCCACTTGGGACTCTAAAGCCAATAGCCATTGAGCTCTGTCTCCCACCAGCAACGCCTGGTTGTTCAAGGGCCAAACGTGTCCTCACACCACCAACTGATGCCACTAGCAATTGGCTCTGGCAACTTGCCAAGGCTCATGTCTGCTCCAATGATGCTGGCGTCCACCAACTTGTCAACCATTG GTTGAGGACCCATGCATGCATGGAGCCCTTCATAATAGCCGCACATCGACAATTAAGTGCCATGCATCCAATCTTCAAGCTGCTCAAGCCCCACATGAGGTACACCCTCGAGATCAATGCCCTCGCTCGCCAGATCCTTATCAATGGCGATGGAGTCATTGAGTCTGGCTTCACCCCTGGATCATGTTGCATGGAGATCAGTGCCTCCTTCTACCGGGATCATTGGCGTTTCGACCAAGAGGGCCTCCCAGCCGATCTCATCAGAAG AGGCATGGCCATAGAGGACCCCAGCCAACCCCATGGGCTGAAGCTTGTGATGGAGGACTACCCCTACGCCAACGACGGCCTCCTCCTCTGGTCCGCCATCCAATCGTGGGTCCGGACGTACGTAGAGGCCTGCTACCCCACCCCACACGTGGTCCAAGCCGACTCCGAGCTCCAAGCCTGGTACGCCGAAGCCGTCCGCGTGGGCCACGCCGACAGGAGCGACGCCGACTGGTGGCCCCGGCTCGGCTCCCCAGCCGACCTCTCCTCCATCCTCACCACCCTCCTCTGGCTTGCGTCGGCTCAGCACGCCGCGCTCAACTTCGGCCAATACCCGCTCGGCGGCTACGTCCCGAACCGCCCACCGCTGATGCGCCGGCTAGTCCCCGCCGAGGGCGACCCGGAGTATGAGAGCTTCGTCGCCGACCCCCACCGATTTTTCCTCTCGGCGCTGCCGAGTTTGACGCAGGCCACCACGTTCATGACCGTCATCGACACACTCTCCACGCACTCGGCGGACGAGGAATACCTCGGGGAGCGCCGGGATTCGTACACGTGGACGGAGGACACCGCGATGGTGGACGCGTGGCACGCCTTCGCCGCGGAGGTGAGGCGCGCCGACCAGGAAATCGCGCGCCGGAACGCCGATCCGGCGAGGAGGAACCGCTGCGGCGCCGGGGTTTTGCCGTATGAATTGATGGCGCCGAGTTCGCCCCCCGGGATCACGTGCAGGGGGGTGCCCAACAGCGTCACCATTTGA